The window AACCCACTCTGGGGTTGCTCTTAAACGCTCAATCTCAGTAACCACTGAAGCCAGATCAAACCTCGCCTTAATCAAATCATTACGAGCGATCCTAAAGGTTCTTTGCGCATCTAAATACTCCAGCATTCCTCGCTCGCCATAGCGATAAGAGACCTCTGCAATGCGTCGTGCACTAGATGCCAGCTGAACAACCTCTTGATCCAGAATTTTGACTTGATAACTGGTGATCTGATAGAGCTTATAAGCCGTCTCCATCTGCTGCTCAAGGCTCTGGCTTTGGGCGTTCAATTGATTTCTCGCCTTCGATGCATTGGCCTCAGCCTCAGCAATTTGGCCACCCTTGAAGTCCCAAATTGGAATGCTCACCACCAAACCATAAAGGCGATCAGTAAAGTTGGGGTCGTTATATTGCTGTGCCTTTACAGAAAGTTTGGGCAGTCGAGAGTTCTGCTCAAAACTCAGCTTAGATTCGGTAGCCTCCACTTCTGCTTTTGCCCTCTGCAAGTCTGGACTTTGTGCATGCAACTCACTTAACAAGATCGGCAAAGAGGGTAATGTCTCCATCTTGACGGGTAGCGTGACGACTTGATAATCGGCTGGTAAGTTATGCCCAACTACCTGCCTCAGCTGACTTTTAGCCTGATCCACTCGGAGCTTGCTCGACTCAGTATTAATTTGCGCGTTCAAAAATTCAGTCTGCGCACGAATCAGTTCAAAGCGTGCAGTCTCACCAACGTCATAACGTATTTGCATGCGATCACGAATCTGTTTTGTCAAACCTAAATCTTCTTCGGCAGCTTTTAATTCTGCATCACGACGCATCAACTCATAAAAGCGTTGCTGCACTCTAGAAATCATTTCTATTTCGAAGGCAATACGTGTTGCTTCTGCAGCACGCACATTGGCCTCAGCAGCGTTTACACGCGGAAACCGGGTGTACGGCATATCCAGCGGCTGGGTCACGGACCACGAAGAAACGTTGCCCGTTGTTAAGGGGCCCGTCGCTGATCTTTGCTGGCCAGTATTCAATTCAAATTCTGGATTTGGGATGGCACGTGCTGTGGACAGCTGCCCTCTGATTGCCCTAGATTGATCTCTGGCGGCAAGCACCTGAGGGCTGGAATCGAGTGCAATCCGAATTAATTCATTGACGTTGAGTGGTTTTTGACCTTGTGCATTGATTCCGCCTGAAAAAAATACACAGGCAGCTAATATCGACACAGGTTTTATATATTTCATTAATGCAATTTTAGATAAAAATAGAATGAATCATTATCCTGTCTATACAGATGACGGGTCGGTAAAAATTCTCGAAAAAAGGGCTTGAAGCACTGTTTTGACTGGATATTTTGCGGTTTGGTGCGGAAAAGTCACAGTACAAGCATTTATAAAAATTAAAACGGCCTTGCCTTGACGTTCAATTAACCTATTTAAAGAACCCTTCAGGCCTCATTGACGGCATTGAGGATCTATTTTTTGGCAGGCTACTTCACAGAATTCCCTTTCATTAAAAACAAAAATCAGAATAACAAGGTAATTATTCAGAATAAAGCAGAATTTAAATGATATTAATTCAGTATTTACCTGAATATTTGCTAAAAAAATACCCTCAAAAGAGGGTAAGAAAGAGAACTGCTGAGTTCTTCTGAGTTCTGCTGAGTTCTACTAATTACTTGTTGGTCCTAGAGTTTCAATAAGGAAATCCGGACTCTTTTTATCTCCCCCAATTTTTTCCATGGATCCCATGCCTTTTTATAACTTTACTATAGGCAATCAGGCTTTTCAGTAAAAGCAGAGATATATTGATTATAATTTCGTAAAAACCTGATAATGCAATATAACTATCGTCACCTTTACTACTTCTGGGTAGTCGCCAAAGAAGGCAGCATGTCTAAAGCTGCTGAGCGGCTGGATATGGCCATTCAGACTATTAGCGCCCAAGTACATGAATTAGAAAAATCCCTGGGCTACTTGTTATTTAAGCCTGCAGGTCGCGGTCTCGCTTTAACTGAATCAGGATTTGCTGCCTTAGCAATCGCTGAGCAAATCTTTCTCCTCGGAGAAAAGTTGCCTGAAGCAGTCAGAGATGCGGCTATCTCTCCCAAAACCAAAATTACAGTTGGTGTATCCGATGGCTTATCAAAGCTGGTGACCAGACAACTCCTTGAGCCTATCCTAGAAAAAAATGACGTTCAGTTGATTGCCCATGAGGGTGAGTTTGAGGATCTCTTAGCTGACCTAGCATTACATCGACTGGATATTGTCTTGGCTGACCGGCCCGCGCCAAGCAATAAAAATTTACACGTATACAGCGAAGAGCTCATGAAATCCTCTATCGCTTGGTTTGGCGTCAATAAAGTATTAAAGCAAACTGAAAAATCTTTTCCAGAATGTCTCAATGATTTACCCATTCTTTTGCCAACGACCCATTCCAAGGTGCGCCATTTGATTGATCAATGGTTTGCAAAAAATGGTATCAATCCCCATATCGCTGGCGAATTTGAGGACAGCGCCTTACTAAAGACTTTTGCAGCTAGTGGATTAGGTGTGTTTCCTGCGGGACAAATTATTGAAAAGAATTTGAAAGAGACTTACAACATGGATATGTTTGGCAGCTGCAAAGATATGTATGAATATTTTTATGCCATTCGTTCAGAAAAAAAGATTCAACATCCTTTGGTAGAAGCCATTATCAAGCGATAGGCATTCAAGAAAAGACTCAATCATGGCCAATTTTTTAGACCCCGCAATCTTATTTTTTATCTTTGGCGCATTCGCAGGTGCCGTCAAATCGAACTTAGAAATTCCGCAACCGATTTCTCGATTTCTTTCTCTTTACCTTCTGATGGCATTGGGTCTCAAGGGTGGCTTTGCTCTGCACAAATCCGGCTTCACCACTGAAATTGCACTCTCTCTTGGCCTGGCAATCTTTCTCGCGATCCTAATTCCTTTGATAGGCTACCGAATTCTCAGGACCAAGCTCAATACATTTGATTCGGCAGCGATTGCCGCTACCTACGGCTCTGTGAGTGCAGTCACATTCATCACGGCCACTCAATACTTAAACCAATTTGATATTCCGTATGGTGGCCACATGGCTGCGGCAATGGCGCTCATGGAGTCTCCGGCGATTATCCTGGCAATCGTCTTGGCAAATAAGGCGAGATCCTCCCATGCTATTCAGACTGAGACTCAATCCCAGCATCAGCCGGTAGGCCTATCTAAAATACTTCACGAGTCTTTTACTGATGGCGCGCAATTACTCCTGCTTGGATCGATGCTGGTAGGACTCGTGAGTGGTGAGGCCGGTCAGAAGTTAATGGCGCCATTTTCTATAGATCTCTTTAAAGGCATGTTGGCATTCTTCCTCTTGGATATGGGCCTGATGGCAGCCAGAAATTTTCAAGGCCTTAAAGGTAAACCACTGATTACTGTGCTGTATGCCATTGGCTCTCCACTCTCACACGCCCTCATCGCATTGGTACTCTGCAAACTCATTGGGCTGCCACTTGGTAATACCATCTTGCT is drawn from Polynucleobacter arcticus and contains these coding sequences:
- a CDS encoding TolC family protein, producing the protein MKYIKPVSILAACVFFSGGINAQGQKPLNVNELIRIALDSSPQVLAARDQSRAIRGQLSTARAIPNPEFELNTGQQRSATGPLTTGNVSSWSVTQPLDMPYTRFPRVNAAEANVRAAEATRIAFEIEMISRVQQRFYELMRRDAELKAAEEDLGLTKQIRDRMQIRYDVGETARFELIRAQTEFLNAQINTESSKLRVDQAKSQLRQVVGHNLPADYQVVTLPVKMETLPSLPILLSELHAQSPDLQRAKAEVEATESKLSFEQNSRLPKLSVKAQQYNDPNFTDRLYGLVVSIPIWDFKGGQIAEAEANASKARNQLNAQSQSLEQQMETAYKLYQITSYQVKILDQEVVQLASSARRIAEVSYRYGERGMLEYLDAQRTFRIARNDLIKARFDLASVVTEIERLRATPEWVAKIESGKQ
- a CDS encoding LysR family transcriptional regulator, with the translated sequence MQYNYRHLYYFWVVAKEGSMSKAAERLDMAIQTISAQVHELEKSLGYLLFKPAGRGLALTESGFAALAIAEQIFLLGEKLPEAVRDAAISPKTKITVGVSDGLSKLVTRQLLEPILEKNDVQLIAHEGEFEDLLADLALHRLDIVLADRPAPSNKNLHVYSEELMKSSIAWFGVNKVLKQTEKSFPECLNDLPILLPTTHSKVRHLIDQWFAKNGINPHIAGEFEDSALLKTFAASGLGVFPAGQIIEKNLKETYNMDMFGSCKDMYEYFYAIRSEKKIQHPLVEAIIKR
- a CDS encoding sodium-dependent bicarbonate transport family permease — protein: MANFLDPAILFFIFGAFAGAVKSNLEIPQPISRFLSLYLLMALGLKGGFALHKSGFTTEIALSLGLAIFLAILIPLIGYRILRTKLNTFDSAAIAATYGSVSAVTFITATQYLNQFDIPYGGHMAAAMALMESPAIILAIVLANKARSSHAIQTETQSQHQPVGLSKILHESFTDGAQLLLLGSMLVGLVSGEAGQKLMAPFSIDLFKGMLAFFLLDMGLMAARNFQGLKGKPLITVLYAIGSPLSHALIALVLCKLIGLPLGNTILLMVLASSASYIAVPAVLRHALPEVNPALYMGMSLGITFPFNIILGIPLYAMLAKMVL